In Saccharothrix syringae, the following are encoded in one genomic region:
- a CDS encoding DUF3499 domain-containing protein, translated as MRSVRRCSRTGCGNPAVATLTYAYADSTAVVGPLATYSEPHSYDLCEEHALRLTAPRGWEVVRHQGEFRAPEPTVDDLTALAEAVREAGRTPAVEVPDVPAGTIRRGHLRVLPDPNED; from the coding sequence GTGCGGAGCGTGAGACGGTGCTCGCGAACCGGGTGCGGGAACCCGGCAGTCGCCACGCTCACGTACGCCTACGCGGACTCCACCGCGGTCGTGGGCCCCCTGGCGACGTACTCCGAACCGCACTCCTACGACCTCTGCGAGGAGCACGCCCTGCGGCTGACCGCCCCGCGCGGCTGGGAGGTCGTGCGGCACCAGGGCGAGTTCCGGGCCCCCGAGCCGACCGTGGACGACCTGACCGCCCTGGCGGAGGCCGTGCGCGAGGCGGGCCGCACCCCCGCGGTCGAGGTGCCCGACGTGCCCGCGGGCACCATCAGGCGCGGTCACCTGCGGGTTCTGCCCGACCCCAACGAAGACTGA
- a CDS encoding metallopeptidase family protein → MARGSRRQGAPRRRNRDRHGRGLRGPLYPASLPAARSRAERFDALVLEALEPIEARWRTELTQLDVAVDDVPDVAPNGDDGDVVEDGNVPLARLVPAGTDRRARIVLYRRPLEARAKDGADLSDLVHDVLVEQVANYLGLDPDVIDGG, encoded by the coding sequence ATGGCTCGGGGTTCACGGCGGCAGGGCGCTCCGCGGCGCCGCAACCGCGACCGGCACGGGCGCGGGTTGCGCGGTCCGCTGTACCCGGCCAGCCTGCCGGCCGCGCGCAGCCGCGCCGAGCGGTTCGACGCGCTGGTGCTGGAGGCCCTGGAGCCCATCGAGGCCCGGTGGCGCACCGAGCTGACCCAGTTGGACGTGGCCGTCGACGACGTGCCCGACGTCGCGCCCAACGGCGACGACGGCGACGTGGTCGAGGACGGCAACGTGCCCCTGGCCCGCCTGGTGCCCGCCGGCACCGACCGCCGCGCCCGCATCGTCCTCTACCGGCGCCCGCTGGAGGCCCGCGCCAAGGACGGCGCCGACCTCTCCGACCTGGTCCACGACGTCCTGGTCGAACAGGTGGCCAACTACCTGGGCCTCGACCCCGACGTGATCGACGGCGGCTGA